In the genome of Caulobacter flavus, the window CCGTTCCCGGCTGCTGATCGGCGGCCTCCTGCTGGCCATAGCCGTACTGTTCGGCCTGTCGCTGATGAGCGGCAGGGTCTGGGCGCCGTGGAGCGCCTGGGTCGACCGCGCCGATCCGCGCTGGGCGATCATCTTCGAACTGCGCCTGCCGCGCACCGTGCTGGCCGTGGCCATCGGGGCGGCGCTGGGCCTGTCGGGCGCGGCCATGCAGGGCTACACCCGCAACCCGCTGGCCGATCCGGGCGTGCTGGGCGTGTCGTCCATGGCCGCCCTGGGCGCGGTGATGAGCCTCTATCTGGGCCTGGCCTTCACCGCGACCTGGCTGCTGCCGGCCTGCGCGATCCTGGGCGCGGGCCTGGGCGTGGTGCTGATGCTGGCCCTGGCCGGCACCACGGGGGGTACGGTGACCTTCCTGCTGGCCGGCGTGATCCTCAACACCGTGGCCAGCGCCGGCGTGGCGTTGGCCCTGTCGCTCGCTCCCAACCCGTGGGCGGCGCAGGAGATCATCAGCTGGCTTCTGGGCTCGCTGGCCGATCGCAGCGTCGACGAGGTGCGTCTGGCCGTGCCGCTGATCATCGTCGGCCTCGCCGTCCTGCTGACCCTGCGCAAGGCGCTGGACGCCCTGACCCTGGGCGAGACCGGGGCGACGGCGCTGGGCGTCAACCTGTCGGCGGTGCGGGTGATCCTGGCGGTCGGCGTCGGGATCGCCTCGGGCGCCAGCGTGGCGGTGACCGGCCTGATCGGTTTCGTCGGCCTGATCGCCCCGCACCTGGTGCGCCCCCTGGTCGGACACCGGCCGGGCGCCCTGCTCGTGCCCGCCGCCCTGGCCGGCTCGGCCCTGGTGCTGGCGGCCGACATCGTGGTGCGGCTGACTCCCTCGGCCGCCGAGATGCGGCTGGGCGTGGCCACCGCCGCCGTCGGCGGGCCGTTCTTCCTGGCCCTCCTGATCTCCATGCGCCGGAGGCTCGCATGACCGCCGCCCCTTTCCCCGCCGCCACGCTTTCCGCCGAGAACCTCAACGTCGCCCTGGGCGGCCGCGCCGTGCTGCACGGGGTTTCCGCCACGTTCCGAGCCGGCGAGGTCACCGCCGTGGTCGGCCCCAACGGCGCGGGCAAGTCGACCCTGCTGGCCTGCCTGGCGGGTCTGCGCAAGCCCGACGCCGGCGCCGTCAGCCTGGACGGCGCGCCGCTGGCCGCCCTGCCGCACCGCGAGCGCGCTCGCCGGATCGGCTTCCTGCCGCAGACGCCGGAAGTGGCCTGGGCCGTCGACGTCGAGACCCTGGTCGGGATCGGCCGCTCGGCCCACAGCGGCATGCGCGGCCTGTCGGAAGCCGACCGCCTGGCCGTGGCCCGCGCGCTGAAGCACACCGACCTGGAAGGCCTGGCCCGTCGCGAGGTCAAGAGCCTGTCGGGCGGCGAGCGCGGCCGCGCCCTGTTCGCCCGCGTGCTGGCCGGCGAGCCCAGCTGGCTACTGGCTGACGAGCCGCTGGCGGGCCTGGATCCCGGTCACCAGCTGGACGCCGTGGACCTGATGCGCGGCTTCGCGGCGCAGGCCGGCCAGGGGGTGATCATGACCCTGCACGACCTGGCCATCGCCGCGCGGCTGGCCGACCGGGTGCTGGTGCTGGTCGATGGCCGATTGATCGCCGACGGTCCGCCGCGCGAGGCCCTGACGCCCGACGTGCTGGCCCGCGCCTATGGAGTCACGGCAAGAGTGGTCGAGGGCCAGTCGGGTCCGCTGATCGAACTCGTGGGACGCCATGGCTGAACCGCTGCTGCTCGCGCCTCCGCTGGCCCTGCTGATCGAGGCCCTGGTGGGTTACCCGCAGGGCCTGCACAAGGTCCTGCCGCATCCGGTGACCTGGATCGGCAAGGCGATCGAGGCGATGGAGCGGCGATGGAACCGGCCCGAGACCTCCGAGCTGCGCCGCAAGGAACTGGGCGTGGTCACGATGGCGATCTTTGTCGGCGCCGCGATCCTGGTCGGCAGCATCCTGGAGGCGGCGTTCGACAGCGGCCTGCTGGCCACCCTGGCCGTGGCGCTGCTGGCGACGCTGGGACTGGCCCAACGCAGCCTGCACCAGCACGTGATGGCCGTCCTCGACCCGCTGGAGGCCGGCGACCTGCCCGCCGCCCGCGAGGCGGTGAGCCGCATCGTCGGGCGCGATGTCGAAGACCTTGATTTGCACGGCGTCACCGCCGCGGCCCTGGAGAGCCTGGCCGAGAGCTTCAACGACGGGGTCGTCGCGCCGGCCTCGTGGCTGACCCTGTTCGGCCTGCCGGGCCTGTTCGCCTACAAGGCGGTGAACACCGCCGACAGCCAGATCGGCCACATGGAGCCGCGCTGGCGCTCGTTCGGCTGGGCGGCCGCCAGGACAGACGACGTCATGAACTGGGTTCCCGCGCGCCTGGCCGGCGTGCTGATTTGCCTGGGCGCGGGCTGGAAGGGCTGGGCGATCATGCGCCGCGACGCCCGCAAGCACGCCTCGCCCAACGCCGGATGGCCCGAGGCGGCCATGGCCGGCGCGCTTGGCGTCAGGCTGGGCGGCCCGGCCCGCTACGATGGCGAGACCACCCAGCGCCCCAGCTTCGGCGATGGGCGCGCGCCGGACCTGACCGACCTGCGCCGGGGCTTGCGGATCTATCGCCGCGCCTGCGCCCTGCTGTGGCTGCTGGTGGCCCTGCTGTGCCTGGGCGGCTGGAGACTGACCCTATGACCTTCGTCCCGCCGTCCATCGCCGCCGTCGACCGAACGCTGGAGCCCAAGCTGCGCGCGAAGCTGGACGGCAAGGCCAAGCCGCCGGGCTCGCTGGGCCGGATCGAGGACCTGGCGGTGCGCCTGGGCCTGATCGCGGACAGTCTTGCGCCCCGCGCCGGCCGCACCGCCCTGCTGGTGTTCGCTGGCGACCACGGCCTGACGCAGGAAGGCGTCTCCAGCTATCCGTCCGCCGTCACCGTGGCGATGGTCGGCCTGTTCCTGTCGGGGCGGTCGAGCGTCAACGCCTTCGCCAAGGCCACCGGCGTGTCGGTGAAGGTGGTCGACGCCGGCGTCGCCGCCGACCTGCCCGCCCATCCCGACCTGATCGACGCCAAGGTTCGCCTGGGCGGCCGCAACGCCGCCCGCGAAGCCGCGCTGACGCCGCAGGAAACGCGCCTGGCGCTGACGCGCGGGATCGAGATCGCCGGCCGGGCTCTCGACGAGGCCGACGTGTTGGCCATCGGCGAGATGGGTATCGGCAACAGCTCGGCGGCCGCCCTGATGATGCACCGGCTGGCGCCCGCGCCGCTGAACGCCTGTGTCGGCCAGGGCACGGGCCACGACGCCGAGGGCCTGGCCCGCAAGACCGCCGCCATCGCCCGCGCCGCCGCCCGCAGCGACGCCGAGGACCCTTTCTCTGTGCTCGCCGAGTTCGGCGGCTGCGAGATCGCCATGATGGCCGGCGCGGTGCTTGGCGCGGCCGCGCGCCGGCGCCCCGTGCTGGTCGACGGGTTCATCGCCAGCGCCGCGGCCCTGGCGGCCGTTCGCCTGGCGCCCGAGGCGCTGGACTACTGCGTGTTCGCCCACGGCTCGGCCGAGAAGGGCCACGCGGCGATGCTGACGGCGCTGGGCGTCGAGCCTCTGCTCGATCTCGGCCTGCGGCTGGGCGAAGGCACCGGATCGGTGCTGGCCGCGCCGCTGCTGGCGGCGGCCGCCAACCTGCTGACCGACGTCGCCGACCTCGCGGACGTGCTGGGATGATCGGCCGCCAGGTTCAGTTGCTGCTCTGCGCGGTGCAGTTCCTGACCCGGCTGCCCACCCCGTCCCTGCGCGGCTTCGAGCCCGACTGGATCACCCGTTCGGCGCGCTATTTCCCGCTGGTCGGCCTGCTGGTCGGCGGGCTCGGCGCTCTGGTGCTGCTGGCGGCCGCCCAGATCTGGAACGGCTGGGTTCCGGCCCTGCTGGCGCTGGGCGCGGGCCTGCTGTTGACCGGCGGCTTCCACGAGGACGGCCTGGCCGACGCCGCAGACGGCCTGGGCGGCGGCCAGACGCCCGAGCGTCGCCTTGAGATCATGAAGGACAGCCGGGTCGGGACCTACGGCGTGCTCGCGCTGATCGTGGTGCTGGGCGCCAAGGCCGCGACCCTGGCCAGCCTGGCGCCGATGGACGCGGCCCTGGCTCTGCTGGCCGCCCACGGCATCGGCCGCCTCGCCGCCGTGGCGACCATGACCGCCCTGCCCCACGTGAGCGACCGCGCCGACGCCAAGTACAAGCCCGCCCCCGACGGCGTGAAGCCTCTGGAGGTGCTGGTCGCCGCGATCCTGGGCCTGTGGCCGCTGCTGCTGGCGCCGCCGATCGGCGCCCTGGCCGCCGTCGGCCTGGCGGCGGTCTTCGCCGTGGCCATGGCCCTGCTCGCCCGCCGCCTGATCGGCGGCTATGTCGGCGACGTGCTGGGCGCCGTCGAGCAGCTGGCCGAACTGGGCGCCCTGCTGGGCCTGGCCGCCGTGCTGGCATGATCCTGGCCGTCTGCCCGCTGAACCGGCTGGACGCGCACCTGGCCGCGCATGCGCCCTCGCACGTGGTCAGCCTGCTGTCGCCAGCCGCCGAGCCGCCGGACGTCTCGAACGCCGAACGCCTGCACCTGGCCTTCCACGACATCGCCGAACCGCGCGAGGGCCTGATAGCGCCGCACGAGGCGATGATCGACAGCCTGCTGGCCTTCGCCGACGGCTGGGACGGCGACCGGCCGCTGCTGCTGCACTGCTATGCCGGGGTAAGCCGCTCTACCGCGGCGGCCTTCGTCCTGGCCTGCCGGCTGGCCCCGCATCGCGACGAGGCCGACCTGGCGCGGGCCCTGCGGACGCTATCGCCTTCGGCCACGCCCAACCCGCTGATGGTCGCCCTGGCCGACGCGGCGCTGAAGCGGCAGGGGCGCATGATCTCGGCCATCGCCGCCATCGGTCGCGGCGCCGAGGCCTTCGAGGGCGAGGCCTTCGCCTGGGACCTCTCTCAGTAGGTGACCGTCGCGATCACCTGGTCGCCATAGGTCGCGGGCGACGGCGTGGTCTGGGCCGGGACACGGCCATAGAGCGTCAGCGGCTGGGCCCCGCCGGTGCCGCTTCCCCCGACCGTCAGCCCGGCGCCGGTTCCCCAGGGCGATCCCCGGGCCTCGTCCTTGTAGATGCCGTAGGTGACGTACTGGCTAGCGGCCTTCATGCGCCGAGCGGTGGCCGAGGTTCCCTGCTGGCCGTTGTCGAGCCCGATGGCGTAGGGCGTGTCCTTGGTGCAGGTCACCGACATGCTGGTCTGGGCGTCCTTGGCGGCGCTGAGCACCCCGACATTGCCGAAGCTGAGATTGCCGGTCGAGATCGTGCAGTCGGGGATCAGCGTGGCGCTGAAGGTGAAGGTGGCCGGCACGACCGGATAGCCGATGGTCACGCCCGCGCAGGTCAGCAGATTGAGGCCCCAGAAGAAGTTCTGGCCCGCGAAGCTGGTCGAGTAGGCGCCCGGAACGGTGGTGGCCGTGGTCGACAGGCGCAGATAGACGGTCTGGTTGACGTTGATCGAGGTGCCTGTCCCCGGACTGGCGGTGATCGTGGGCACCGTGCCGAACACCAGCAGCGCCGACGAGCCCCATGTCTGGGTGCGGGCCGCGTCCTGGTAGATCTGGAACCCCACGGTCGCCCCGCCAGGACCCACCATGTAGCGCTGACCCGCGCCGTTGCTGCCGCCCGAACCGGCGTCGAGGTTGGGACACAGCGAATAGCTCAGCAACGATCCAAGGCCCGTGCAGCTGAAGTTGAGCGTCGCGGTGGCGTCGACCGTGCCCGCCGTCAGCGGACTGAGGGTCGAGCCGAGGTTCACGCTGTTGATCGAGGCGGTGCAGCTGGCTGCGGCCTGCGCCCTGGACGGCGCGCCGAACCAGGCCAGGGCGACGACGAGCAACCCGGCCAGCGCCATCAGGCGCAGGCGCCAGAACCTAGCGGCAGACGGCGTCGACGACATGCCGGCCTCCCTCGCTGGCGGCCGCGCCCAGAACCAGGCGCGCGACGCATTCGTTCCCGTCCTCGACCACGACGCGCAGGTCGCCGTCGGCGATCGCCCCGGTCAGGAAGGTCTGGCCATCGTAGCCGACGATCGCGCGCTCGGTCACGCCGGGACGGATCACCTCGGCGCCCGGCGGCACGAAGCCGCCGTCAGGCCGATGGAGGGTCAGCAGCACGGCCGGCGGGCTCTTGCCCACGCCGAAGCGGACGATGGCGCCGCCGCCGGCCATGGGCGTGACGGTGCGTTCGGTCTGGTCGGCCTCCAGCTCCAGCGGCAGGTCCTGGCTGTCGATCGACAGGCGGTTGACCTCGAAGGCCTCGAGATTGCGCACCAGCAGGCGGCCGTTGCGGTCGCTGCGGCCTACCTTCTGGTTCTGGTAGAGCACCGGCACGTCGGGCGCTCCGACCTCGACCAGAGCGAAGGAGCCTTCCAGCCGGTTGGTCGCCGCGCCCACGCCGCCCAGCCAGGCCACGGCGCCCTCGACCTGCACCTGGCCGCGCGCGGCGCCGTCGGCGTACTGCACAGCGCCCGAGACGCGGGCGTTGCGGCCGCGATAGGCGCCCTGCAGTTCCGCGCCCTGCTGCGCGCCCTGCTCGATGCGGCCGCGCCAGCCGTAGCTGCCCTGGGCCTGGGTCTCGGCGCGGCTGGCCTCGACGAAGGCGATGGTGTCGCCGCCCTGGGCCTGGACGCCGGCCGTCGCCGAACCCGAGGAGCCAAGCGGTATCGAGATGCCGAGAAACGCGCCCGCGTCGCGGCGCTCGCCCCGGCTGGCGTAGGCGGTCACATAGGCCGTGACCCGATCGGCCAGGGTATGGCGCAGCGAACCGCTCCAGACCTGGCGGCGGGGTCCCGAGGCGGGTGTCTGGGCGCTGTAAGAGGCGCTGAGCACAGGGACGTCGCCGTCTCGCATCAGCCGCGCGAGGCGAAGCGGCGTCGAGACGGTGACCTGGTCGATGGCGCGCGGCGGCTCGTCGCCGGCCATCCTCCAGTTGCGATAGAAGGACGGGCGCGACGTCACCGACGCCAGGTCGCGGTAGCCGTCCGACGCCCGCATGCTCATGCCCGAGACGTAGAAGCCGGCGAACCGGCTGTCGAAGACCATGGCCGCCAGCGCGCCGCCGCGGTCGTCGACGTGGCTGGCGGCGAGCGAGGCCGAGACCACGCCCAGCCCACCCACCTGAACCGTCGCGCCGGCTCCGCCCTGCACGAGCCCGGCGCCGGCTTCCACATGTCCCTCGACCGTCAGGGCGTCGCGCACCCCGTAGCGCAGGCTGGCCGAGACGATCGGCGACCCGGCGTAGTCGGCCGACTCCACGCCGAAGCCGCGACGGGCGAACCCCGCCTCGGCCGAGAAGTCGGCCAGTCCCTTGCGCAGCAGCAGCGGCGTGGCGAAGAACGGCGCATCCACCGCCACCTGGCGACCGGCGGCGTCGGCCAGCACCAGCCGCACGTTGCTGTAGCCCTGGGCGGACGGCAGGCCGTCGATGCGGATGGGTCCCGCCCCCACCGGCCGGCTGAGGATCCGGCTGTCGTTGACATAGAGCTCCAGCGTCGAGGGCGCGGCGGCCGTGGCGGCCAGGCGCGGCGACGGCATGGTGACGATGTCGGGCCGAGTGGCGAAGTCGCGGCGCACCTGGAAGCCGGCCATGCGGATGGGCCGCGTCCAGGCGAATCCGCCGTTGATGTAGTCGCCGCCGCGCAGGCCCAGCATCCGCTTGGGATCGTACCAGGACCAGGTGGTGTCGAGCCGCACGATGCGGGTCTCGTCGCCGACGTGGCTGGCCGACACGCCGCTGGCCAGGGCGCCGAAGCGGCCGAAGACACGGCCGTCGAGGGCCAGCCCGATGGCGTCCACGCCCAGCGCGTCGTCGGCGTCGACCTGGCCGGCGTCAGCCGAGAGGATGTAGTTGAGCACCGCGCCCAGGTCCTGGCGGGGCGCGCCGGCGGTCTCGCGGCGCACCGACAGGTCAAAGCGCTGGATCGCCAGCTGGTCGATGTCGGCGGTGACCATCAGGCGCTGGCCGGCGTCGTCGTAGGCCGCCGAAAGCCCCTGGTTCGCGGCCAGCTCCACCATGCCCATGCCGGAAGCCTCCAGCCCAACCGCGCGCATCTCGTCCGCCCGCATCCGCAGGCGGCCGTCGGCCTCGCGCTCCACCGCCGCGACCAGACCGGTGTTGCGGCCGTTGATCCAGACTTCGAGCTGCAGGTCCTCGCGCAGGGTCGCGACGGCCTTGAGATCGGGGAGCGGCAGGTCCTGGGCCAGGGCGCTGGCCCCGCAGGCGGCGAAGACGGCGCTCAGAAGGGCCGCCTCAGTCGCTCTTGAGCGGCGCATCGATAGGCCCGGTGTCGGTGTCGGCGATCAGCCGAACCCCGGCGGCGGGCTGGAAGGCCCCCGCGGGCCAGGAGACTTCCGCTCCGGGCAGAACATAGCCCACCAGGCCCTTGCGTTCGGCAAGGACCGCGCCGGAGGCGTCGCCGATCCGCAGATTGGCCAGGCGCAGGCGGCGAGCGCCGGTGTTGCGGCCGACCAGGGCCGCGCCGCCGTCCTCGGACGACTGCAGGCGCCATTCGATCCGGGGCCGCTCGCGGCTCGATCCGAAGAACAGCGGGATGGAGTGGCGCATCAGAAGGGTGACCTGCCGGCCGGACTCACTGAGCGGCGGCGGCAGTTCGTCGACGATCAGGCGGTAGGATTCCTCGCCCTCGGGCGGACGGCCGTCCAGCCGGACGACGCGAACGGTGCGGCTGGCGCCCGGCTCGACCTTGGCGATCGGCGGGCTGGCGACCACGCCGGTTGCGGGGGTCAGGACGTCTCGCCCGCCGGCCTGCGTCCACCGGAACACCCGGATCTGGACGTTCAGCGGCGCGGCGTCGTCGTTCTGCAGCGTCAGGGTCGTCGCGTTCTGGCCCGCGGGCAGGTCCAGGCTCACGGGGCTGACGCGCAGCGACGCGGCGGTCGCCTGCGCGCCGCCGAGCGCGGCCAGGGCCAGGCCGGCCAGGAGGACGACCGTACGCATCTCAGTAGGTGATCGTCACCGCCACGAGGTCGCTGTAGGCGCCCTGGGCCGGCGTCGTCTGGGCCGAGACACGGCCGTAGGCGGTATAGGACTGCACGGCGCCGTTGCCGGTGCCGGCCTGGGTGTCGACGTTCTGGGTCACGCCCCAGACCTGGGTGCGGCTCGCGTCGCGGTAGAGCGCGTAGCCGACCGTGTCGTTGGCGGCGCTGGTCATCTTGCGCGCGCCCACGGTGGCCCCGGTGCCCGCCCCGGCGCTCAGCGCGACCGTATAGGGCGTGGAATTGGTGCACTGCACGCCGATCGTGCTGGTGGTGTCGATGTTGGCGTCGATGACCCCGCGTGAGCCGAAGTCAACATTCGAAGCCGACTGCACCTTGCATTCGCCTTGAATGGTCAAGTTGACCTGAAAGGAACTCGACGCCGTCGCAGCAGTCGCCGAACCAGATATCGCCATGAACGCCATCGTTCCAACGACGAAAACTGAAGTCGCTATTTTCTTCATGTCCGGCCGCCCCTTCTGGAAATTCGAACAGGATCTCACTCGCGTAAGACTTGCGGCGCTCGCCGTTGCCGAGTGATTAACGAGCATTAGGACTAGCTGCGACAGCCGGTCGCGGAAGTCGCGCTCCCCTAAGTGGAGAGTCGAAGAATCCACCTCCCCCGGAAGTGGAGAAATGTCAATTTTCGGGACCTGCTTTGGTTGAGCACAAAGGGAAACGCCGATTTTTGAACGCCGTTATATCGCGAGCGACTGACATGAATGAAAGTAGCTGGCGTCAGCCGCGCGACGTCGCGATGAGGGACGTTATGTCGCAGCCTTCGACGGCCCATGGGGAGCGGTTCGAGCGCCGATTTCGACGCCGCCGGGCCGGCTTTCGACAAAACCGGCCGCCATTCTCCAAGCATCGCGGCGTCGCGGCGAGCAGGATATCGACGTTCGACAGGCGCTCCACCGCACCGCCCCTCGAACGGCGCGGCCCTCCTCCCCAGCCCCGAGGCCGCCCGGCCGCCGTCTCGCCGCAGCCCCGACAGGCGAGGCGGCGGCCGCACGCCGCGCCCGCATGGAACACGGCGGCGCTTCGCGGCTTCCTTCAGCGGAGGAGCCAGCCATGCCCCACGTCCGATCCGTCCCGTCCGCCCTGCCCGCCGACGGCGCCGACAAGACCATCGACCTGCAGGAGCCCCGCAGCGTCCGCTACTGGACCGAGACCCTCGGCGTCAGCGAGGAACAGCTCCACACCGCCTGCGAACACGCAGGCGCGTCGGTGGAGGAAGTGCGCAGGTATCTGGGGAGCAACAGCTGAGGGGGCGGTGGTAGGCCTGGAGGGACTCGAACCCCCAACCAGACCGTTATGAGCGGTCGGCTCTAACCATTGAGCTACAGGCCCCCAGGGTCGCGCGGACGTCGGAGAGTCGGCGCTAGCGAGGACGCGTCGATTAGCATGGGCTGCACGCGGCTTAAAGGTGCGGTTCAGGTTGATTTTGCGACATGGGAACCAATCGCGGGTCGACGCACTGTCGTGTCCCCGCGCGCAGGAGAACAAGAACCATGATCCGCACCCGCTCGACCGTTCCGGCCCTGATCGCCGCCGGCGTCGCCGTCCTGGCCGTGTCGGCCGTCCCCGCCGCGGCCCAGACCGACGGCGACGCGGCGTTCCGCGCCACGACCTTCAACCTGTCGGCTGCCGGCGAGACCGCGGTCGCCCCCGACATGGCCACCATCACCCTGGGCGTGCAGACAGAAGGCGCCAGCGCCGCGGCGGCCCTGTCGGCCAACGGCGCGGCGATGAACAAGGTGATGGCGGCGCTGAAGAAGGCCGGCGTCGCCGAGCGCGATATCCAGACCTCGAACCTCAACGTCAATCCGCAGTACGTCTACGAGCAGAACCAGCCGCCCCGCCTGACCGGCTACCAGGCCAGCAACCAGGTGACGATCCTGGCGCGCGACCTGTCCAAGCTGGGCCAGACGGTGGACGCGGCGGCATCGGCCGGCGCCAACACCGTGAGCGGCATCAGCTTCGGCCTGCAGAACCCGCAGAAGGCCGAGGACGAGGCGCGCGTAAAGGCGGTCGAGGCCCTGAAGGCCAAGTCCGACCTCTACGCCCGCGCCACCGGCTACAAGGTGGTGCGCCTGGTCAGCCTGAACGAGGCCGGCGGCTACACGCCCTCGCCGCAGCCCGTGCCGATGTTCGCCATGGCCAAGCGCGAGATGGCCGACTCGACTGCGATCTCGGGCGGCGAACTGAAGGTGCGGATCGAGGTCAGCGCGACCTACGAGGCGCGCCAGTAGGCGCCGGGGTCAGCGTCGAAGCTGGAAACCTCGCTCCCTGCCGGGAGCGAGGTTTTTCTTGTCAGAAGCCGGCGCGGACGAAGGCCCGCTCGACGCGGTCCTGGATCTCGATGCCCGGCAGGGCGCGCTCGCCCTCCATGACCGCGAGGTAGCGCAGGCCCGAGGCCTGGCGGCCCTTGCCCGCCGGCACCGGACCCATGGCCCAGCCCACGCGGTTGGTCGCCGAGCTGTCGCAGCTGATGAACCTGGCCTCGCCGGCGAGGCTGGCCTTCAGCACGTCCTGGGCCGTGGAGGTCTTGCCCTCGCAGGTCGGCAGGTTGCGGGCGCACGAGATGTACCCGCCGCCGGTCCAGAGCACCTTGCCGCCCGGCTCGGCGATCAGCACGCAGGTCGAGGGCGAGCCGATGGCGCGGCCCACGGCCTGGGTCAGGGCGTCCTCGTCGACGCCCTTGGGCAGCTTGGGACCGCAGCCGGCCAGCGCCAGGGCGCCGACCAGAGCAAGAGCCAGGGCGGCGCCGGACCGCATCAGGCGGCCTGCTTGATGACGTTGCCCTCGTCGAGCAGCACGACGGTCGGGGCGTAGTTGCGCGCCTCCTCGGCCGGCATCTGGCAGTAGGTGACGACGATGACGGTGTCGTTCTTCTGCACCAGGCGGGCGGCGGCGCCGTTGACGCCGATCACCTTGGAGCCGCGCGGGGCCTCGATGGCGTAGGTGGTGAAGCGCGCGCCGGTGGTGATGTTGAGCACGTCGACCTGTTCGTTCGGCAGGATGCCCGAGGCGTCCAGCAGGTCGCGGTCGATGGCGATCGAACCTTCGTAGTCGAGGTCGGCCTGGGTCACCGTGGCGCGGTGCAGCTTGGCCTTCATCATGGTCAGAAGCATGGCGACGCCCCTTCTTATCTCGTTGAAACACTGGGATTTCGCGAGGTCGCCACACACATGACCCGC includes:
- a CDS encoding FecCD family ABC transporter permease, which encodes MSHSRRSRLLIGGLLLAIAVLFGLSLMSGRVWAPWSAWVDRADPRWAIIFELRLPRTVLAVAIGAALGLSGAAMQGYTRNPLADPGVLGVSSMAALGAVMSLYLGLAFTATWLLPACAILGAGLGVVLMLALAGTTGGTVTFLLAGVILNTVASAGVALALSLAPNPWAAQEIISWLLGSLADRSVDEVRLAVPLIIVGLAVLLTLRKALDALTLGETGATALGVNLSAVRVILAVGVGIASGASVAVTGLIGFVGLIAPHLVRPLVGHRPGALLVPAALAGSALVLAADIVVRLTPSAAEMRLGVATAAVGGPFFLALLISMRRRLA
- a CDS encoding ABC transporter ATP-binding protein, which translates into the protein MTAAPFPAATLSAENLNVALGGRAVLHGVSATFRAGEVTAVVGPNGAGKSTLLACLAGLRKPDAGAVSLDGAPLAALPHRERARRIGFLPQTPEVAWAVDVETLVGIGRSAHSGMRGLSEADRLAVARALKHTDLEGLARREVKSLSGGERGRALFARVLAGEPSWLLADEPLAGLDPGHQLDAVDLMRGFAAQAGQGVIMTLHDLAIAARLADRVLVLVDGRLIADGPPREALTPDVLARAYGVTARVVEGQSGPLIELVGRHG
- the cbiB gene encoding adenosylcobinamide-phosphate synthase CbiB gives rise to the protein MAEPLLLAPPLALLIEALVGYPQGLHKVLPHPVTWIGKAIEAMERRWNRPETSELRRKELGVVTMAIFVGAAILVGSILEAAFDSGLLATLAVALLATLGLAQRSLHQHVMAVLDPLEAGDLPAAREAVSRIVGRDVEDLDLHGVTAAALESLAESFNDGVVAPASWLTLFGLPGLFAYKAVNTADSQIGHMEPRWRSFGWAAARTDDVMNWVPARLAGVLICLGAGWKGWAIMRRDARKHASPNAGWPEAAMAGALGVRLGGPARYDGETTQRPSFGDGRAPDLTDLRRGLRIYRRACALLWLLVALLCLGGWRLTL
- the cobT gene encoding nicotinate-nucleotide--dimethylbenzimidazole phosphoribosyltransferase → MTFVPPSIAAVDRTLEPKLRAKLDGKAKPPGSLGRIEDLAVRLGLIADSLAPRAGRTALLVFAGDHGLTQEGVSSYPSAVTVAMVGLFLSGRSSVNAFAKATGVSVKVVDAGVAADLPAHPDLIDAKVRLGGRNAAREAALTPQETRLALTRGIEIAGRALDEADVLAIGEMGIGNSSAAALMMHRLAPAPLNACVGQGTGHDAEGLARKTAAIARAAARSDAEDPFSVLAEFGGCEIAMMAGAVLGAAARRRPVLVDGFIASAAALAAVRLAPEALDYCVFAHGSAEKGHAAMLTALGVEPLLDLGLRLGEGTGSVLAAPLLAAAANLLTDVADLADVLG
- the cobS gene encoding adenosylcobinamide-GDP ribazoletransferase; the encoded protein is MIGRQVQLLLCAVQFLTRLPTPSLRGFEPDWITRSARYFPLVGLLVGGLGALVLLAAAQIWNGWVPALLALGAGLLLTGGFHEDGLADAADGLGGGQTPERRLEIMKDSRVGTYGVLALIVVLGAKAATLASLAPMDAALALLAAHGIGRLAAVATMTALPHVSDRADAKYKPAPDGVKPLEVLVAAILGLWPLLLAPPIGALAAVGLAAVFAVAMALLARRLIGGYVGDVLGAVEQLAELGALLGLAAVLA
- a CDS encoding tyrosine phosphatase family protein, giving the protein MILAVCPLNRLDAHLAAHAPSHVVSLLSPAAEPPDVSNAERLHLAFHDIAEPREGLIAPHEAMIDSLLAFADGWDGDRPLLLHCYAGVSRSTAAAFVLACRLAPHRDEADLARALRTLSPSATPNPLMVALADAALKRQGRMISAIAAIGRGAEAFEGEAFAWDLSQ
- a CDS encoding spore coat U domain-containing protein, whose amino-acid sequence is MSSTPSAARFWRLRLMALAGLLVVALAWFGAPSRAQAAASCTASINSVNLGSTLSPLTAGTVDATATLNFSCTGLGSLLSYSLCPNLDAGSGGSNGAGQRYMVGPGGATVGFQIYQDAARTQTWGSSALLVFGTVPTITASPGTGTSINVNQTVYLRLSTTATTVPGAYSTSFAGQNFFWGLNLLTCAGVTIGYPVVPATFTFSATLIPDCTISTGNLSFGNVGVLSAAKDAQTSMSVTCTKDTPYAIGLDNGQQGTSATARRMKAASQYVTYGIYKDEARGSPWGTGAGLTVGGSGTGGAQPLTLYGRVPAQTTPSPATYGDQVIATVTY
- a CDS encoding fimbria/pilus outer membrane usher protein — protein: MRRSRATEAALLSAVFAACGASALAQDLPLPDLKAVATLREDLQLEVWINGRNTGLVAAVEREADGRLRMRADEMRAVGLEASGMGMVELAANQGLSAAYDDAGQRLMVTADIDQLAIQRFDLSVRRETAGAPRQDLGAVLNYILSADAGQVDADDALGVDAIGLALDGRVFGRFGALASGVSASHVGDETRIVRLDTTWSWYDPKRMLGLRGGDYINGGFAWTRPIRMAGFQVRRDFATRPDIVTMPSPRLAATAAAPSTLELYVNDSRILSRPVGAGPIRIDGLPSAQGYSNVRLVLADAAGRQVAVDAPFFATPLLLRKGLADFSAEAGFARRGFGVESADYAGSPIVSASLRYGVRDALTVEGHVEAGAGLVQGGAGATVQVGGLGVVSASLAASHVDDRGGALAAMVFDSRFAGFYVSGMSMRASDGYRDLASVTSRPSFYRNWRMAGDEPPRAIDQVTVSTPLRLARLMRDGDVPVLSASYSAQTPASGPRRQVWSGSLRHTLADRVTAYVTAYASRGERRDAGAFLGISIPLGSSGSATAGVQAQGGDTIAFVEASRAETQAQGSYGWRGRIEQGAQQGAELQGAYRGRNARVSGAVQYADGAARGQVQVEGAVAWLGGVGAATNRLEGSFALVEVGAPDVPVLYQNQKVGRSDRNGRLLVRNLEAFEVNRLSIDSQDLPLELEADQTERTVTPMAGGGAIVRFGVGKSPPAVLLTLHRPDGGFVPPGAEVIRPGVTERAIVGYDGQTFLTGAIADGDLRVVVEDGNECVARLVLGAAASEGGRHVVDAVCR
- a CDS encoding molecular chaperone, translated to MRTVVLLAGLALAALGGAQATAASLRVSPVSLDLPAGQNATTLTLQNDDAAPLNVQIRVFRWTQAGGRDVLTPATGVVASPPIAKVEPGASRTVRVVRLDGRPPEGEESYRLIVDELPPPLSESGRQVTLLMRHSIPLFFGSSRERPRIEWRLQSSEDGGAALVGRNTGARRLRLANLRIGDASGAVLAERKGLVGYVLPGAEVSWPAGAFQPAAGVRLIADTDTGPIDAPLKSD